The Methanobacteriaceae archaeon genomic interval ATCTGTAACTGTAAGGTTACCATATTTACCTGTAGCCCAAGAATCATTTGGTCCTGACGATGGTAAACCAGTAAGTGGATCTATAACTGGTTGGGAAGTACTATTAAATTCAGGAGCATAAGCAAGATAAGTAACTGTTTTATCAGTACCTGCTATGCCTACAAGAGTTCCGAATGTAACATTTATAATTCCACCCCGAGTTGTACTATTTGGAGCAGTGAAATTCCCACCAGAAGGATTAACCATATTTAAGAATTGCATATTACCAGAAAGTAAGTCAGAAATTGTAACATTATTTACTACTGCCCCTGATGCAATATCCAATGTTAATATGTAAGTAACTGGATAGTTAGGTCCTGTTGAAATTTCATTCTCACTTACAGTAGTAGTTTTTGTAAGACGTATTACGGTTGGAGTAACTGTACTGTTAACTCTTGGCCCATATATTGCCGGATCAGTAGAAGGATTATCAATGGGGTCATCACCAAATCTAAATACTGGAACTGCACTCACATTTAGGGGTACCGCAATAGTTGCATTAGCAGCCATGAAACAATTAACTGTTACTGGTGCTACAGGTTGGTCCGGGGTAAAACTTCCAAAGGGATATTCTAAAATATATAAATGGTAACCCGGAGTACCATTTGCCATCTGGTGAGTAAGGGGGTTAAAAATTTGACCAGACAATCCGAATATTCCCAGATCATATGTTTTTATGGGATTACCTAAATAATTAGCACTATTAAATGTAATTTGAGATGGGAGAGAAAGTTCTACAATTGGGCCAAACCCAGTGGTATTGGACGGATTATCAAAAGTAACTTGTAGTGAAAAACTTTCATTAATAAATGTTTCACCGGGAGAACCAATTGCTACTGAAGGCTGTCCTAACCGGAAGTTAGCTACAGCACTAGTTATTCCAGTACTATTGTTTAAAACGGTTAAAACCTGTTGTGTGGGAGACAGGTGTCCAGCATATGCGGCTATAACAATAAATTTTGTTTCATTACTTAAAAATGAAAGATTATAAATACCATTTTGACCAGTAGTTGTCTGGCCTAATTCTACGCCAGATAGTGTTTTTACTTTTACACTAACTCCAGGAAATGGTTTACTTGTGATGCAATCAGAAACTACACCCGATATTGAAACTGATTTATGATTAGAATTAACTGAATTATTAAAATCATTAGATTGATAAGATTGATTAGAAACAAATGAAACACTATTATTTGTAGCATTATCACCCGTGAAATTTTCTGCTGCTGAAACAGAACCAATAGATAAAATTAATATTGCTAAAGAAATTATTAAAAATATTTTTTTCAAGTCCATATCCCCCACTAAACTTGTTATTAAACGTTATTATAATAAATATGTTTTTGGTCAAAGATTAATATAAGTTTATCCATTTGAGCTTAAGAAGTATTTATAGCAAAAATTCTATCCTAATAAAAAAATTTAATTAGGTATGAGTAAATAATAAATGAATAGAAAATAATATGCTATTAAAATATAAAATGAGGAGATAATATGTGCGAATCGACAGCATACTCTACAGATGGATCTTTAATAATGGAAGATGTTTTATTGATAAAGATAGATGGAAATCAAATCGATTTAACAGACATATTAAACCAAAAGAAAACTATTAAAGGACATATAAGTGAAATAGACCTTGATAAACACGGAATATATATTAATTTAGAAAAATAATGAGCAAATAAAAGCTTTGTGTGGTTAGTGCATTAAATTATATTTGCAGAAAATATTAGAAATATTCTAAAAAACAGTGATCTAAATGATTAATGAACTGTTTTTATCTCTAAAAAGTTTTTTCGTGTCTTATGGTGCTCTTGGGGTATTTTTGGGGAGTTTACTTGAAGAAATAATAGCCCCCATTCCTTCGGCCATCGTGGTTATGGGAAGTAGCTTTCTTATAATGGGAACGGATCCCCTGAACATTTCAAGTTTTATTAAACTATTTTTGAATGTCTCCATCCCTGCTTCACTGGGATTAACCATAGGTTCACTTTTATTATATGGCCTAGGCTATTATTTAGGAAAACCATTCATCGTAAAATGGGGTAAATATCTGGGCCTTAGTTGGGCAGATGTGGAAAAAACACAGAAAAAGTTTGCTGAAAGTAAAAGTGATGACATAATCCTTTTCACTTTAAGGGCTATACCTCTTGTTCCAAGTGTAGCTATAAGCACCTTTTGCGGTTTCATACGATTCAACCTAAAAGATTATATCATTATTACTTTTTTAGGAAGTTTAGTTCGGGCTTCCGCACTGGGATTCATTGGATGGCAATTTGGAATTGCTTACAAACAATTAGCCGAACAAATATCTAATTTAGAACAAATAGTAGTTATGGGAATTATTATTTTAGTTATAGGATACTTGATATATATTAAATACCTAAAAAATAAAAAATCATTTTAGACTAATATTCTCATGATATTTTTTTGGATATTTTAATATTACATTTTAATGTCT includes:
- a CDS encoding CooT family nickel-binding protein, translating into MCESTAYSTDGSLIMEDVLLIKIDGNQIDLTDILNQKKTIKGHISEIDLDKHGIYINLEK
- a CDS encoding VTT domain-containing protein; its protein translation is MINELFLSLKSFFVSYGALGVFLGSLLEEIIAPIPSAIVVMGSSFLIMGTDPLNISSFIKLFLNVSIPASLGLTIGSLLLYGLGYYLGKPFIVKWGKYLGLSWADVEKTQKKFAESKSDDIILFTLRAIPLVPSVAISTFCGFIRFNLKDYIIITFLGSLVRASALGFIGWQFGIAYKQLAEQISNLEQIVVMGIIILVIGYLIYIKYLKNKKSF